In Actinotignum schaalii, the sequence CGGGGCCGGTTTCACGAAAACTAAGATGGGCGCGAGCTGCCGGATTAAGGGCGTATACCCGCGCTCGGGCACTGTGCTCGGAGAGCCGATACAGGTGGAACGCGGTGGGGGAGAGCGGTTCGAGCACCCCGCCTGAGCTGATCAGGAACCAGGTGCGGGTGCCATCACTTCCAGCAAAAGCAACCAGGTCACCGACCCGTGCCTCCCCGATACCGGGAAGATACCCGGCCGGCTCGCCAGCAGCGGGAACCTGGACCGGCGTAAGGGTCCGGCCCTCCGCCCAGAGTTCCACCCAAACAGGCGGCGCCTCAAACACCGGCACGCTCGGAAACTCACTACGGAAAGCGGCTTCCGGAATATCCACCCGGTAGCGCTGGCCGGCAGCAATCAGCCACAAACCACTCGATGTTCGCACCAGCACCGCCCCACCGAATTCAGGGAGTGGGGCTGAGGCAGCCAGGGATAGCGGCACGGTCGTGCCCTGCGTATTTTCTCTGGCGTTCTCCCGTGGCTCTGTAACAGTCGCGGGGCAGACCACCAGCCACGGGTCACGCAGCTCGGCTGCGCTCGGTAAAGAATCGGGAGCACCCGGAATTCCCACCGGTACCCCGCGCGGTACATCTGCGAGCCGGGCAGCCGGGATCACATGGGTCCTCACGCCTTCCGGATATAAAAGGTAAGCGCCAGCCAGGGTGGTGAGGGGGTGGAGAATTCCACCGGAACTGAGATAGCGCGCCCCACTCTCCGCAGCGATCATGATCGCGCCATCTTCCCAGCTGTCGGGAAGTTGCGGTGAGATTGCCCGCGCTGCCCCGGTACCGGCCGCGGTTACCAGGGCAAGCCCAAGTGCTCCGGCCAGCCCTGCTAATCCCGGGCGGGGAGCTTCCTCATGAGCCGGCAGCCCCCACCACAACGCGCCCGCAATGCTGCGGCGCCGAAAACGGCGGGAACTCATAATAGTGCGCGCGTTTACCATGGGCTGACCGCAATAACTATCCCGGCGCCAAGCAGCGCGGTAAGAATCTGCTCGGCGATCTCAACCCTCCGGATGAGAAGAAGCTGAGCCTCGGAACGCACGCCACGGCCCCGATATTCGGTAGCCCCCAGGGGTTTCAGGGGCTCCAAGTTCTCCAGTGTTTCCAGATGGCTCAAATACCCGAGGAACAGAGCGGGAATACTCACCAGCGCCGGAGCCACCAGGCAAGCAAGAAGAACCGGTGCTGCGTGCGCTGCTGGGTTCCGCATGGCCAGCACGCAGAGCTCCACATCAAGAAGAAGGAAGAAACCAAGCCGAAGTACAAACGCGGCGTCGGCGCGCATACTTATAGCACGCAACCCGAGCACAGTTACTGCCGCGCCGCATATGGCCGCGCTGAGAATATTTGGGCGGTAGGCCAGCGGTAGCAGCGCGGCGATCACGAAGACCGTGCCGGCTTCACCGCCCAGGGTGCGGAGGGTGAGGATGCGGGCCCAGTTTTCCGGGCTGCGCTCCGCGGGTAAATCCGCCATGCCACCGCCAGCGGCGGGAAGCTCCGGCGGGGGCGCGCTCAACCGCAAGATAATCGGCGCAATCAGGCGGACCGTGCAGACCAAGGCCACCACGATCACGAGGGCGGCCGGCTCGGCAAGCCGGGCGTGAAGCAGGACGCTGCC encodes:
- a CDS encoding type VII secretion protein EccB, which produces MVNARTIMSSRRFRRRSIAGALWWGLPAHEEAPRPGLAGLAGALGLALVTAAGTGAARAISPQLPDSWEDGAIMIAAESGARYLSSGGILHPLTTLAGAYLLYPEGVRTHVIPAARLADVPRGVPVGIPGAPDSLPSAAELRDPWLVVCPATVTEPRENARENTQGTTVPLSLAASAPLPEFGGAVLVRTSSGLWLIAAGQRYRVDIPEAAFRSEFPSVPVFEAPPVWVELWAEGRTLTPVQVPAAGEPAGYLPGIGEARVGDLVAFAGSDGTRTWFLISSGGVLEPLSPTAFHLYRLSEHSARARVYALNPAARAHLSFRETGPGDGWPADLSALTTPASDPTAGTTAGIASEHGSATTSHPTPDAAQPGSARVCAAFHAGRSFLVHAPESQVPPSGAVLVAGTDAGRAALLQGSTLVDIADLDRLRRTANWENITPLELPPAWRSLLPEPAAVLSVDALCTDPGGTARIDIAACTRHRP